The genomic window AAATCCATTTGTTTTCTGCGTTGTCTGACGGCTTTTTTAAGATGAATAAAAGTGCCGCAAAACCAACTAAAACTCCAATAACTTTATAAGTATTAAATCCTTCATTAAATAACACCCAAGCCGCCAAAATCGGAATAAACAATGATAATCTTTGTGCAGCATCTGTCTTTGCAATTCCCATATACTTTATAGAAAGTGCTAAAAACAGAAATAATATTGGAAGTAAAATTCCAACAGAAGTGTAGATTTCTAATGGCGCATTATTGTCTAATGCATTTAGATCTGGCGCAAAAGTAAAGTAACAAAGCGTAATCGCAGCAATGTAATTAAACGAAATAATCTGTGATGGATTAGCATTATATTTTCTAGATATTTTGAAAATAACACCCACAATTACACTGCAAAGAATACTTAATATAAGGAATAA from Flavobacterium sp. KACC 22763 includes these protein-coding regions:
- a CDS encoding EamA family transporter, with translation MLFLILSILCSVIVGVIFKISRKYNANPSQIISFNYIAAITLCYFTFAPDLNALDNNAPLEIYTSVGILLPILFLFLALSIKYMGIAKTDAAQRLSLFIPILAAWVLFNEGFNTYKVIGVLVGFAALLFILKKPSDNAENKWIYPATVLLGFGIIDILFKKIALYTVVPYTTSLFFVFLIAFAVSILIVIYKFFIGKENFVLKSIPFGILVGVFNFGNILFYLKAHKAFAENPSTVFAGMNMGVIILGTLIGAFFFKEKLSKINILGLFLALIAVVFIFLSQLQ